GACATGCAAACGACGATTCGTGGCACATCCAAAGATGCTTTTAAACACGTCGACAAATTCCGGACCTATAAAAAACAAGGGGCGCTCGTAGACCCGAACGATACGGCACAAGCGATGCTTCAATTGCTCGATGACCCGAAAGCCAAGAACGGAGAGCTTCTCGATATACGAGAATATTTATAAGCAAAGGATTGCGCCCGCTAAGCGCAATCCTTTTTTACTCGGTCTCGGTGCGCATTTGCCAGCCAAGAATGGCATTGTAAAGCGCGTGAGCGGCAATCGGCGCCCACAAGGTTTGACTCAACAAAAACAACGCCCCAAGCCAAATACCCATGACAAAAACAACGACGTGCATGAGCATTTTCCCTTTGTATTGCGGCACATGTAAGGCAGTGAAAACGAGCGCATTTAAAATGAGCACCAAAGCCGCATTCCATTCATCAATCACTAAACCCATTAGCACACCGCGAAAAAGAAACTCTTCGGCAACACCTGCCCCCAACGCGATCGTCACAATTCCGCCACGTGCCCGAATGAGTTGCTTCAGAATACGGGTCAAATCATTGTCCGGCAAACCCATCTTCGTTACCTTCGTGATGACAGTCACAATAATCGCCATGAGAACACCGCTGCCAAGACCGATCAGCACATCTCGCATAAAGAATTCCGGGTCAACAAGGCCTGCTAAAAAAGGCAGCACCTCGCCCCAGCGAAAAATGATCGTTAACAACAGCCCGGCGAGAACCATGAAGCCAAATCCTTGCCAAATGGCTGTAAGCAAGCGGGCATTGGTCATTCCCATCAAAACCCTCCTCCGGCTTAACGAAGCAAAAAAGAGCGACTGCTTCTATTATGAAGCAGCCGGATTAATCTCAGCCATAAAATCCTCGACGTGTTGCTCGCTCATGCCGCCGGTTCGGATATGTTGGACTTCGCCGTGTTCGTCAATCAAATAGGTGGCGGGAAGTTCCCCGACGCCGTATTGGTCGAGCACATTTCGATGTTCATCCATTAGAATGGGAAAAGTCAATTGATGACGCTGGGCAAAGCGATCAATCGTTAATTCGGACTCACCGACATTAACAGCCAAGATTTCTACATCTTCATCCGCATATGCTTGGTGCTCGTCTTCCATGTAAGGCATTTCGTCTTCGCAGGGCGGGCAGAACGTTCCCCAGAAATTGAGAAACACTCCCTCGCCTTCGTAATCGGCAAGCTCCACCCTCTCGCCATCCATATCCATTAACGCGAAGTTTGGCGCCTGTTCTCCTTCGGAAACCATACTCGGTTCCGCTTGAATAAAATTCGTGTAAAACACGTAAACAACCCCGGCGGTAAGCGTGAGCAATATTGCCGTGCGCATCAGTAGCCGACGGCGTTTTCTTTTGTATCTTTCCTGCTTATCCATGATCCCCACCTCAACGCTAGTTTTACTTATTATTTAGCATCTCACAAGCCAAGGGCGTAAAGCAAGCATGACACACTACTGTTGGATAATTGTCAAAAGCTTTATCCTACAAATTTTCAAGCAATTCTTCCCCATCGGTTGTCGGGCGTTGGCACGCGAAATTTTCACAGAGATAATACGTATTTTTTCCATCAATAGCCGTAAAATCCTTCGCAAATGCCGGCACATCCTTCTCGCCTTCCCTGATCACGAGCGGTTGAATGTGAGGGGTGAAGGCAGTTCTTAAATGCCGGATCACGGGATCATCCCCCAAACCATCGTCACCGGCAACAACGACGAGCGTTTTCCCACGCCATTCACGCATGAGCAACGCTTGTAGTAGATGGAGGTGGCCGATCGGATAACGTTCCAAACGCCAGCTGGTCGTTTGTAAAAGTTCATGGACATCATTGAAAAATGCCTGATCAGCCGTTATGTCCGCCAAGCGCAACAATTGCACGGCAGCCACCGAGTTCCCGGCGGGCGCGGCGCCGTCTGACCATGATGACGGACGGGTAAGAAGGGTTTCTGCATCCTTGCCCGTAAAATAAAAGGCCCCGTTCTCCGCCTGAAAAAGCCGCTTCATTTCCTGTGCCAGATGATTCGCCTGTTGCAAATACGCTCCTTCATACGTTGCGTTATATAGCTCCAGACATGCCCACAAAACGTTTGCGTAATCATCGATGAAGCCTTTTTCCTTTACTTCTCCGTCACGATAGCGAACCATTATTCGGCCTTCTTCGAACATCATCGATGTCAAAAACCGATAGGCGTTTTCCGCACGGTCAATGTACATGGGTTCGGCGAATGCCGCTCCCGCTTTTGCGTACGCCGCAATCATGAATCCATTCCAGCTTGTTAAAATTTTATCATCTTTATGCGGGTGTATCCGGCGTTCACGGACGTTAAACAGCTTGGCGCGGCTTGCTTGTAATCGTTGTTCCAACGTTTCAGCCGTCACGCCGTGCTCCGCGGCTATTTTTTGCCTATCGGCATCGATTTGATTGGGAATGTTTTTTCCTTCAAAGTTTCCCATGTCACTAATGCCATAGGCGTCACAAAATAGCGTGCCATCTTTGTCGCCGAGAACATCCAGGATTTCCGCTTTCGTCCAAACGTAAAATTTTCCTTCTTCCCCTTCCGAATCGGCGTCTTCAGCAGAGTAAAAGCCGCCATTCTCATCGCGCATCCCACGCGAAACGTAATCAAGAATTTCTTTTGCCGTTTGTTTGTATAAAGGATCAGCGGTCACCTGATACCCTTCCGTGTAGGCGAGTGCCAACAATCCGTTGTCGTAAAGCATCTTTTCAAAGTGCGGGACGAGCCAGCGCTGATCAACGGAATAGCGGGCGAAGCCGCCGCCGATGTGATCATAAATGCCGCCGTCGCGCATTTGCTTAAGCGTCTTTTTCGCCATTTCCAACGCATTAGGCTCATTCGCCCATGCCGCGTATCGAAAAAGGAACAAAATATGTTGCGGCATCGGGAATTTAGGCTCTCCTTCCAATCCGCCATACGTTTGGTCAAATTGTTCTTTTAATTGGTCGTACGCATTCTCAAGTGTATGTGCGCCAATCTCTTCCGGGTCTGCTTGAATCCCCTCGGATAGTGCTTGCTTGACCCGCCCGGCGATATCCGTAATCCGATCTCTGTTTTTCTGATATTGTTCGGCAAGCTGCGGCAACGCATCGAGCATCCCCGGCATTTGCTGCATGCTTTGTTTCGGCATGTATGTTGCCACGTAAAACGGCGCCTGATCCGCAGTTAAAAAAGCGGTCAGCGGCCAACCTCCGTGGCCATTCATCGCCTGGCAAG
The Salicibibacter kimchii DNA segment above includes these coding regions:
- a CDS encoding CPBP family intramembrane glutamic endopeptidase → MGMTNARLLTAIWQGFGFMVLAGLLLTIIFRWGEVLPFLAGLVDPEFFMRDVLIGLGSGVLMAIIVTVITKVTKMGLPDNDLTRILKQLIRARGGIVTIALGAGVAEEFLFRGVLMGLVIDEWNAALVLILNALVFTALHVPQYKGKMLMHVVVFVMGIWLGALFLLSQTLWAPIAAHALYNAILGWQMRTETE
- the resA gene encoding thiol-disulfide oxidoreductase ResA, with the protein product MDKQERYKRKRRRLLMRTAILLTLTAGVVYVFYTNFIQAEPSMVSEGEQAPNFALMDMDGERVELADYEGEGVFLNFWGTFCPPCEDEMPYMEDEHQAYADEDVEILAVNVGESELTIDRFAQRHQLTFPILMDEHRNVLDQYGVGELPATYLIDEHGEVQHIRTGGMSEQHVEDFMAEINPAAS
- a CDS encoding thioredoxin domain-containing protein, whose translation is MSAQETPNTLIHAKSPYLLQHAYNPVDWHEWGEEAFAKAKAENKPVFLSIGYSTCHWCHVMAHESFEDEEVAALLNKDFVSIKVDREERPDVDSIYMDACQAMNGHGGWPLTAFLTADQAPFYVATYMPKQSMQQMPGMLDALPQLAEQYQKNRDRITDIAGRVKQALSEGIQADPEEIGAHTLENAYDQLKEQFDQTYGGLEGEPKFPMPQHILFLFRYAAWANEPNALEMAKKTLKQMRDGGIYDHIGGGFARYSVDQRWLVPHFEKMLYDNGLLALAYTEGYQVTADPLYKQTAKEILDYVSRGMRDENGGFYSAEDADSEGEEGKFYVWTKAEILDVLGDKDGTLFCDAYGISDMGNFEGKNIPNQIDADRQKIAAEHGVTAETLEQRLQASRAKLFNVRERRIHPHKDDKILTSWNGFMIAAYAKAGAAFAEPMYIDRAENAYRFLTSMMFEEGRIMVRYRDGEVKEKGFIDDYANVLWACLELYNATYEGAYLQQANHLAQEMKRLFQAENGAFYFTGKDAETLLTRPSSWSDGAAPAGNSVAAVQLLRLADITADQAFFNDVHELLQTTSWRLERYPIGHLHLLQALLMREWRGKTLVVVAGDDGLGDDPVIRHLRTAFTPHIQPLVIREGEKDVPAFAKDFTAIDGKNTYYLCENFACQRPTTDGEELLENL